Proteins encoded within one genomic window of Humulus lupulus chromosome 1, drHumLupu1.1, whole genome shotgun sequence:
- the LOC133779359 gene encoding precursor of CEP9, translating into MKVGHVMPSNDNGGGHKEEQDLHSTTASDVGPPQPSPTRNAFRPANPGKGPVHGMTTSSANFANGQNGERRFVSINKDDFRPTEPGHSPGAGHSHHLN; encoded by the coding sequence ATGAAAGTTGGCCACGTTATGCCATCAAACGACAATGGTGGAGGTCACAAGGAGGAGCAAGATCTCCATTCCACGACGGCCTCAGATGTTGGGCCTCCTCAGCCTTCACCCACCAGGAACGCCTTTCGACCAGCCAACCCAGGTAAGGGCCCTGTGCACGGAATGACTACTTCCTCTGCTAATTTTGCAAACGGACAAAACGGCGAACGACGTTTCGTTTCGATAAACAAAGATGATTTTCGCCCCACTGAGCCCGGACACAGCCCTGGTGCTGGCCATTCTCATCACCTGAATTAA